The stretch of DNA tacttttttttatatatttccattgtacagacaccacttttctacaattttattatatgtatagatagataataataatgttttagaaaacctaaaacAAGCGTGTATTGCTCGATTGCTTTTGTTAAGGAAAAGTCGCTACAAATAAATCCTTAAAACGGTGAAATAACTTCAACACAGGTATTACCCAGCAATAATACTTCCGATATACATTTACGCAATCCAATCAAGCCGTAACACAGGTCCGGCTTCCTGCAACTCGTTAATTAATTTCACTTTCTCGCTGCAGAGTGCGGTGGGCCGAACCAGGAGAACCGCATCGTGGGTGGAATGCCGGCTGGTATTAACCGGTACCCCTGGATGGCGCGGCTCGTATACGACGGGCAGTTCCACTGTGGAGCCTCGCTCCTGTCTAAGGAGTATGTTTTGACAGCGGCACATTGCGTTAGAAAGTAAGTAGATGGTTCAAAATGGAAGTACTTACAGTACTTACATTGTTACTGTCAGTTCTGCCTGTAGGTATTGTGGAAATTACTTTTCGAACCAGCGCGGTATGGAATCAGACATTCTGATTCAAGGCTGTCTTTCATGAAACGAATAAGAGTTTTCAGTTTTATTGCATTAAAGTGAAAACTCTTATTCGTTTGCTAAGTAAATGTTTCTGTAACATGTGAAACTAAAGTTTGCAAACGTCGAAACACTTGAGCGAAAAAATGCAAAGTTATCCATGTTGTAACTGTAAAGCAGTAACTTGCTGAAGTCTGTGCCTTCTGCACGCTCCATATTATGTACATGAAGTTCGTATTACTTTGTTAGTCGTTTTCCAAGAGAGCTCTTTTTCATCATGGCTGGATCATTAGgggaaaaatatacctacttacatactaCAATCCTGTGAAGATTATTGACGTTGTTTTTACCTAATTCCAGACTCAAACGATCGAAAATCCGAGTAATCCTGGGCGACCACGATCAAACGGTGACGACAGAGAGCGCCGCCATCATGAGAGCCGTCACCGCCATCGTGCGACACCGCAGCTTCGACGCCGAGTCATACAACAACGACATCGCGCTGCTCAAGCTGCGCAAACCCGTCAACTTCTCCAAGATCATCAAACCCGTGTGTTTGCCTCCAGCAAGTATGTGTATTTTTTGATTATTAACAACTCTAAAAcctataataaagaaaatctgAATAAACCTGCGTGACCACGACCAAACGGCAACGACAGAGGACGCCGCCATCATGAACGCCGTCACTGCCATCGTGCGAACATCACAGCTGCGACGCCGAGTATAACGCCATCGCGCTGCTCAAACTGCGCACACCCGTCAACTTCTCCAAGATACTCAAACCCTTGTGTTTGCCTCCAGCAAGTAACCATCTACCTTTaccatattttgattttgaaggcattccgaaccagtggtagatgctcttgatgattcaaaagtacttgtaaaagtctaattgaataaaaatattttgaattggattaaattgatttctttgtAAATGGTTTTCTTTAGTTAGTACctcgtcatcatcattaacaaaGCACTATAGCCCTGGGCGTGCCTTGGCTTGGTCAAGCAAACTTTTCCATCTGGGCCAGTCAAATGCAGCTTCCTTCTAGAACACACAAAACCCTCCTGTCCTTCTCCACTTCATTAATCCACAATCTTCTAGATCGTCCTCTACGGTCCTCTGATTTGCTGTCCAACAACTTTTCCATTGCTCTTCTGTGGTCCGTGTTCATCATGAATAAGCCATCGCCGGCTTACCTACTACAGAGCACAAGTCTGctctcagagtgagaatggTCCATGTTGGTACCTACTAATTGTGCGCTAATTACAACGCATACACACCAGGAAAATTTAAGTTGTTATAAtaaattctttgtttttttaGGTGTAGAGCCATCAGGTAAAGAGGGCATCGTGGTCGGATGGGGCCGTACATCGGAGGGTGGTCACTTACCCGCAATTGTGCAAGAAGTACGGGTGCCTATTCTGTCACTCACGCAGTGCCGGGGGATGAAGTACAGAGCAACGCGAATTACTAACAACATGGTCAGTATAACTTATTTTGCCCGACTCTGCCTGACTTGATATCCCTCTGAACCGCTAAACAAACCGTTGCGATGCGATGTAGGTCCGGTCCATAGAGCTTTGTCTTAGTACGAAAGATTTTAGCCAACATCAAAAGAGTGTCAGCCAGTAGAATGCCGCAATCAGACATTGCGAACTACGGCGATAGGCTTGTATCATTATTCCTTGTAAATATTGGACATTTCATGGTAAAATCAGTGTCTCTTTGCCAACCCTGAGGACTTATGCATACgaggttaaaatttaaaaaagaaatattaactTTTCAGCTTTGCGCGGGTCGAGCGTCCACAGACTCTTGCCAAGGCGACAGCGGCGGTCCATTGCTTATACAAAATGGAGACAAGTTTCAAATCATAGgtctgtattattttattaacgacATGTTCTTCCTGATACGAACGCGTACTGGAGGGTATTGAATGCTTAAGTCAATTTGTTGAAGCCTAAGTAGGATCcagaacttttttaaattattttgattaaatgtGTAGATAGGTATGTACAACTAGGCACCATTTTTGGTCCGATAgaactttaaataaattacgAAAGTAACAACTTACAAAACTTATTTACGTACTTCTATACAAAATACATGGTAGGTTTTTACTGCCCAAAGGCTTTAATAGCCTGTAGGTATTAAATACACACCAGTAACCTCTCATCCCACAGTAAAAAGcaactaaaaacaaaaatattttagaattgaAGTGTGTGACTTTGGACTGGAAAAGTCTGATTGGTAGTTTTTTATtagatttcaatttattttatttacaggtaTAGTATCGTGGGGTGTCGGCTGTGGTAGACCTGGGTACCCTGGAGTTTACACTCGGATAACCCGGTACTTGCCCTGGCTAAGGGCGAACCTGCGAGACACCTGCCTTTGTGGCaattaatcattttatttatttgtataaaaatgttttgtttgtttgaaagattttcattttattttgttttaagtatcgttcacaataattattgtgtaatacttttgtaaaaaaatatttatattacatgTTGATGTacgatattaaattattataggtaccaaTCGATGAAAAGTttgtaaaaaatgtatataactTAAGTAATAGGTATGCGAGcaaatgtataataatttttagggtaccgtacccaaagggtaaaaaacgAAGACTTAtaattaatgtcactctgctatGTGTCCGCGTgacacaggtctctagctcgtaggcCAAACGAGTTTCAAACCAGATTTTTTTGGTATTTAAGTTATTTCCCATAGTTATATATACATTTATAAATTTAGGAATACGAAATTTTGGTATATTATGTAGCATACACTGTATTTAAACagcaaatactgaaaacaatgatttataaaatagtccGTAactgtaagctgtgaccaaaacgaacgaacattttttggatttttctttcacggtttttTAACGATGTTCTatctcggaaaagaaatatttcacatacctacctactcaaaatattatgtttataataattatgtacggaaccataaaaattgaagtccgactcgcacttgaccggttttttatctaATATTTACATAAACGGGAAGTTTGCCATATTTGATCATAGAATCAAAATACTTAGGTACGACCTTAGGTAATACGGgatcgataaaataaataatataatatccatAAAAAGGGACCAAAACTATTACAGTCGTTTTGTGCCACTAGAATAATTTGTCAAATTACTAACAATTAACACTCTcctaataataaaacttaacaaTAAAAGCTTCACTGTTAATGTATTAGGATTATTATGCAAGGATGTACCTACCTTAGCCTGTATCTTGCAGAGTTTAACTTACAGTCTGTAAAAGTACATAGGGGTATtactcactagctgatgcccgcgacttcgttcgcgttgatataagttttttttaaatcccataggaactctttaattttcctgaaatgtgttaatccagggtacaatctatgtccattctatACAGCCAAATCCGCACAGTCAGcctttgcgtgaaagagtaataacAAACATCGTGAAAGTGTGATAAATGATATCCCTGTGtacttttaggtaggtactttttttagaaattaatacataattagtCTTATTGATAatagtatttatgtaaatatagcGAGCAGGCCGGTGGTGCAGATTACCAATAGATATTAAGCAACTGTAGACACTACCTACGTGTTCAATGTTTTGTACATAAAATGTTAAGAGAAATAAGTATTTGTACATATTTGCTATCATTATCATTCACCATTCATCACCATAAATGCAATTTGTCATTTTAATTATCAATATCAACTTTATCATAATCAtcaatattatcatcttcatcataatcatcaatatcaattttatcataatCATTAACATCTTCTTAATCATCATCAGGACATTAACCATTATTGATCATCATTCGATCGCCATTATAATAATTCTGTCGTTCATTAAATAAATCGCGAATTATATCAATCagataaatagtaggtataatgtatcAATTAGATTTCGGATTTTAAccgttaattataattataacataCACATCGTAAGTGCATATACAGTACAGAAAACAGACTAATCGAtagataaagatttattattattcgcaTGAAACTCAAAATTGTGATATTTAAGCGCGGTTTAAATTAATGAACgacaaaaataagtaggtacttacctacctacttaattttatcaCATCATTTAACATTAacatttttgttataattaataattcgtTAATCGCGACATTATGAGAAGAATAGAGTCAACAtaccttatttatttttgttaattttatttaattttatatacctactcagaGTGGTTAATCTTAAGTACTAATAATACATTTATGTtgctattaataaatattattgtaacccTTTGTTATAAtatcttaaataaataataacattaaataattaaagtttaaaaatcgcTCTTTAGGCTGTAACTGTGATCTACGTCAcgataaaattgttttattgtaatatcgttatttaatttaacttttgttaattaaacttataggtacctaactgctTATTTAACAAGTTGTGtagatttaagaaaaaaataggtAAACCTTTATATCGTATATTTTATAGTTAacatagtttaatttttaaaattttataatttggttagttaattttattattgttgttactttaactttttactggttttaaataaatatattttttctacaaaGTGTTTGGTATTTCCTAattcacaagataaagttagaaaattaaaaccaaatgtacaaaatataaacctactcagtaatttttttaataaatccatattaatattttaaatgcgaaagtgtatctgtctgtctgacagctttttacactttttatttttgaaaaccaaagagttcccacgggtctCTTAAAGTCCatagtttaacagatttttataaaaggTACAGAGGAGCTGCATCCCTGCCATGACTGACctcgtcacccgcgctatctcgCACTGGGATAGCGCGAGGTTGTGCGAGTGTTCGTAGCGTCccccccgattgccatctcgacctgtcgcgtacattACGTTGCTCTGAGAGAAACGTGTCTAATTCGGAATGCAAAGACGCGTAGAAGTGATATTGCTAAGGCGATTgatataagattttattattaaataggtacctataacaatTCATCTTCGCTATGAAGCGCTTTTAAATTAGAGTGGTTATAGACCTATCACGGACCTACATTACGTCCACGAGGCCTAGCAAAGTTTTATAATGGTTTCTACAATCACATCGCAATGATCTTCATTCATCATTGTTATAGCCGAAACTTTTTCGTCGTTCTAAAAGCGCGCCCTTTAAAAATACAGAACTTTTCTTTTCCCGATTTCAGTTGAAACTTCGCAGTTTTCcgatgtagtaggtacctaatcgataaagaaaaagttattttcccttttgaaaaaaaaacgctTTGGAAGAAAAAAAGcagaaaaaaattacagtacctacctataaatttataatttagaaaTAGCTTTTGTAAAAacaaagttataatttttttcattttcattttttaagcCTAGCAGTTTGGTCATTTTTGACTTATAGACTTTTCGCTTAACGGGGATTTATAAGAATTTGATTTCCGTAGAGTAAAATTAAGGCAGAAGGATACAGAAATCGACTGCTGGTATCTTAATATGTCCCACAATGACAATGCAATGAGGAGAACAATGAGGAGCACAATGACTTAAAAATTCTCTCATTAAAAAGTATCACAACCATCAGGAGTGAGGATATACAGGTGTCTTTCTCTTTCTCTCTGCATCATATATGATGTATAGCTATGTCTACTTCGGATAGCcacaattaaaagaaaaatactgTAATCAGGCAGATTCTGATAACGGGCAGCGAATTTTAAACATAAAGAGAAGAAAAATGACATTTtgaaagattttaaaattattggGCCTATTAGATTAGATTGGGCTGATGCAAGCACAGTGGCTGGAGATTGAAGAAaaccatatttttaaaatttaacataATTGCAACACAAATAATTTAGGTAGAATGAGTCAAGAAAGACCTAaagttaggtaagtatttcGCAGAGTAAAGGCACAGAGTGAGGACAGTATCTATGTAATTACCTACAGAGGCTTGACGAAGCCATCCAAATCAAAAAACCAATCTAAAACAAGTCCCAGTAATTCCGggacctaggtaggtataggtatgccAGAGTCATGGCAGCTGAGTCCtcgtggtcgtcatttaccacgagattaACGACTCTGGAGAATTGTGTCTCCCTTATACTGTGGTATAGGTATCACTCTTTCGtgaaactataatatattattatctctagACTGGCTAGTGGGGTGCCTAAGACTACCCAAATCACGTCCAATGTTATGTTAATGTATGTCGGCATACGCGCGATCACCAATACATCTCAGTGTGTGTTAGCTTGTGAGACCGTGCGACAAGTTCAAAGACGGGCGATGTGCAAATTGTGCGATTTCTGAATtcgaaatttatttttttctttctttttttttgtatatcaaCTCCAACGGCACTATGTGGAGGTGCTTTCTTTTCTTTGTGTTTGTTACGTACACTTTCACTGACGCGCAGGTTAGTGATGGATTgcgattattttttttaattatattatcaaatGTTTTAGTTTTGGgtgtttgttttaatttaaatatattttactttatatcttccaatttttttaattcttcgCTGGgttaagttaatattttttagcaCTGatctaagtatatattatttttatttcaatttcctATTTGTTTTCCTCAAAAATTCATATAATGCAATAAGCTATACTTTTATctgactatacctacttaagggTGGATATAAATCGGAAGGGTGTCGCTTCAAACTTCCCTATTATTTGATTCTGTTGCTGTTATTACTGTTAGCACAATATGTGCTTCATGCTTCTAGTGCCTTAAGAAAGAGCGATATTTTTTGTGCAAGTTAGACTTACCATTAACGATAATCGTGCCTGATGGAAAGCTATGATGAGGTCTAGATTGGAGCGTGCCTGCCTTGAAGATTAAAAGTCAaaaagtcaaaattatttatcaaagtagAAGTAGTAgtttattgtacaccttttgtttgtcagatttgAAAAGTGATATagaggtaataattaattacgttaacttaaaactaaagctttgagggttccaaacgcgcccaagtctgagaagagctcaTAACAAACTCacgccgggtattcttttttttatgataTACTTAACTATTAGCGttgaacaataattttatttatttcttataaCTAAGTAATTAGTAGATAAGTAATACTGACCAAGTTAAAGTGACGGCAAAGAATAAACGTGGATGATGGGAAGTGTCTGGATGAGAAAGGCGAGGACTGTTTGATGGCGCGCACTCGGAAAAATGTATGTCCCGCAGCTGATATTACAAAtaagctgatgatgatgatgaaacaagtgattatattcaaaaaaaaaatcaaaatatttttgttcaattaaacttttccaagtttttttgaatcgtcaaaataatctacctagaaaaaccagcaagaaactcggcggttgctcgtttcaagtattcaatttacaataatatgccataatatcaaagtagtacttacattacacatttttttataattaacaGGCTGAGTTAATACGGGACAAACGTGGTGTGTATACGAAGAACTTCTTTGGCGGCGTTTGGGGCAACCGCCCGCCATGGCTGGAGCATAACCAACCTAAGACGTCATGCACATGcagttagtttatttttgtatttatcatgCCAATCCTTTATCATTCCATCATTGTACTAATTTTCATGTTTGTCTATTTCTTGTTTGTCACGCCTCATCGATTCAACCAATTTCAACAAAAATCTGCACAAAAATAGTTTGCATTCTGGAAACGGAGAGGAACGAAtatttaaaacttataacaatagatattattttttattaatcacTACACAGTACACACCTTTCAATATTGATTTACTCATAGCTGGCATCCCgagcaagctatccctgtaggtaggtacttttcatCCAAATCGGTATGAAAAGCTAGTGGTcggacagacactttcgcattcatattattagtatggaagtatggatatgaatCATAAGAAGGATACTTCTATtcaaatataagtaggtaaattaatttGCTTTTTTCCATATGCGATAAAGTATTCTCAGCTTTTTTATCCATTCTTAGTAGCGTTAACCGCTAAGCTGTTAATGATTCAATTTTTAAATGACATGTAAATTAATTTCACCAGAATTTTACGACTCCGACAATATTATCACGTGAGAGCTTAAGGCTAGGCTAGTCTGTTAAAAGAATATTACTAGTCTTCATTAATATTTAGCTAAAAGTATAGATTACATTTTCATCGGCATTTTCCTGAAAATCAGTTATATAGCGTATCGCAAGGTGTCTCGCGTGGACCTGCGTTTCATTTCGTAGCTTTTCTGAAATCATAAAAGAATAAAGTATCACGTTCTGTTTCAATTACTTCCTACCAACCGCTAAGTTGTTATGGTTTAGTTTTTAAATGAGATGAAAATTAAATTCACcctctattaaaaaaaaaagataatacgaaacttataatgttttaatgTAAATTTCAGAGTGCGGCGAGAGGAATGAAGTGTCCCGCATTGTAGGCGGCGAGGAGGCTGGCATCAACGAGTTCCCATGGATGGCCAAGTTGATTTACTTCAAACGCTTCTACTGTGGCGGTATGGTCATCGCTGACAGATACGTGCTCACTGCTGCGCATTGTGTTAAAGGGTAACTGTTACTGCTTTTATCTTAATATCTGGCATCGCTGGCACAGCGTGGACACTTAGTGAGTGGTAAGGAGGCTGGCATCAACGTGTTCCCACGGATGGTTTATTCAAGTGCTTCTACTGTGGCGGGATGGTCATCGCTGACAGATACGTGCTCACTGCTGCGCATTATGTTAAAGGGTAACTGTTACTGCTTTTATCTTAATAACTGGCATCGCTGTCATAGCGTGGACGCAGAGTGAGTGGCAAGGAGGTTGGCATCAACGTGTTCCCACGGATGGTT from Maniola jurtina chromosome 10, ilManJurt1.1, whole genome shotgun sequence encodes:
- the LOC123868699 gene encoding trypsin-1-like isoform X1 — protein: MCPWRSVAIFFVLTLSCLEGRKITPQDIHDNHVSTGNRSSRFLFDQIFGLEVPLLEEQSVEDDEEDTQVRNCSCECGRANPLPRKLECGGPNQENRIVGGMPAGINRYPWMARLVYDGQFHCGASLLSKEYVLTAAHCVRKLKRSKIRVILGDHDQTVTTESAAIMRAVTAIVRHRSFDAESYNNDIALLKLRKPVNFSKIIKPVCLPPASVEPSGKEGIVVGWGRTSEGGHLPAIVQEVRVPILSLTQCRGMKYRATRITNNMLCAGRASTDSCQGDSGGPLLIQNGDKFQIIGIVSWGVGCGRPGYPGVYTRITRYLPWLRANLRDTCLCGN
- the LOC123868699 gene encoding trypsin-1-like isoform X2 → MCPWRSVAIFFVLTLSCLEGRKITPQDIHDNHVSTGNRSSRFLFDQIFGLEVPLLEEQSVEDDEEDTQVRNCSCECGGPNQENRIVGGMPAGINRYPWMARLVYDGQFHCGASLLSKEYVLTAAHCVRKLKRSKIRVILGDHDQTVTTESAAIMRAVTAIVRHRSFDAESYNNDIALLKLRKPVNFSKIIKPVCLPPASVEPSGKEGIVVGWGRTSEGGHLPAIVQEVRVPILSLTQCRGMKYRATRITNNMLCAGRASTDSCQGDSGGPLLIQNGDKFQIIGIVSWGVGCGRPGYPGVYTRITRYLPWLRANLRDTCLCGN
- the LOC123868699 gene encoding trypsin-1-like isoform X3, which codes for MPAGINRYPWMARLVYDGQFHCGASLLSKEYVLTAAHCVRKLKRSKIRVILGDHDQTVTTESAAIMRAVTAIVRHRSFDAESYNNDIALLKLRKPVNFSKIIKPVCLPPASVEPSGKEGIVVGWGRTSEGGHLPAIVQEVRVPILSLTQCRGMKYRATRITNNMLCAGRASTDSCQGDSGGPLLIQNGDKFQIIGIVSWGVGCGRPGYPGVYTRITRYLPWLRANLRDTCLCGN